A stretch of DNA from Methanoplanus endosymbiosus:
TCAGGAGGCAGATAACGGTCAATAATCCGGCAGTAAAAAGATGTAAGGGTTGGCCCTTTTTTGATGTCCGCAATCTTTGTATGCAGGCGGCCCAGTTTCCCGGCTGCGGCCGCTGCTGCAGAATGGGAGTCATGATCCGGCGTTAAGCCACCGGAGGAAGAGAGAAGAAGTTCTTCAAACTCCTCCTCAGAAACCAGATCATCAACGAGTGCGTAATATGCCCTCACAGACCCGAATTACCCCTCTGTATCACTTCTCAACCCATGGAAGGTCAACCATGGTATTCAGTATATCGATGACAGTCTCACCACGTCTCATATAGGCCGAACGGTCACTACTGACCATAATCTCCGGGCATCTGGGGCGGCAGTTGTACTGGGATGCCATTGAATAGCCATACGCACCGCAGTCAAGTACGGCAATCAGGTCACCCCTGTCAACATGCGGCAGCGGTCTGTCAGCCGCAATAATGTCTCCGGACTCACAGATAGGCCCTGTGACTGTATATTCAAGCTCAGGCTCCTGATCTGCCTTATTTGCAACAACAACCTCATGATATGAGTCATACATTGCAGGGCGCAGGAGAAGATTGAATCCGGCATCGACATTTACAAATTTTTTATGCGCTGTCTTTACAGAATTGACACCTGTCAGCAGTATTGTGGTATCACCCATCAGGTTTCTGCCCGGCTCAACCCATAATTCCGGTTTGATACCAATTTTAGCAATACCTTCCAGGAATACCGGCATAACAGCATCTGCATACTCCTCAGGAGTAGGCGCGTTGTCTGTGTCATGGCGGTAAGGAATTCCAAGCCCGCCGCCTATATCAATGAACTTCAGTTTAACACCGATATCGGTGAGCTGACCGGCAATCTTCACCATGATCTCAGCCGCTTTGGCAAACGGAATAACATCGAGAATCTGTGATCCGATATGGCAGTGCATGCCAACCGGAGTTACATTCTCTGCATCAAGGGCTGAGCGGTAAGCGTCAAGGATCTGCTCCGCCGGTATCCCGAACTTGCTTGTCGCAAGTCCGGTTGCAATTTTAGGATGAGTGGGAACATCAATTGCAGGGTTTATCCTGAATGACACCTCAACCTCCTTTCCCTTCGCCTTTGCAACCTCTGAGAGCTGATCAAGTTCATCAAAGGAGTCGATTGAGACCTTAACGCCCTTTTCAACCGCAAGTTCGAGATCTTCCTTTGTCTTTGAACTGCCATTGAAGAGAAGCTTTTCAGGGTCCATTCCGGCAAGAAGGGCAAGATGAAGTTCTCCGGAAGAGAAGACATCAGCACCTGCGCCCATATCAGCAAAGGTCTTAAGAACGGCCATATTTCCGTTTGCCTTTGCAGCGTAGAGCATTTGTACATTATTATAATGTTTCT
This window harbors:
- the lysA gene encoding diaminopimelate decarboxylase — encoded protein: MKLPKHLTIKDGHLMIGSHDCNALAESYGTPLYVTDEQRIRDNFTRYNSALKKHYNNVQMLYAAKANGNMAVLKTFADMGAGADVFSSGELHLALLAGMDPEKLLFNGSSKTKEDLELAVEKGVKVSIDSFDELDQLSEVAKAKGKEVEVSFRINPAIDVPTHPKIATGLATSKFGIPAEQILDAYRSALDAENVTPVGMHCHIGSQILDVIPFAKAAEIMVKIAGQLTDIGVKLKFIDIGGGLGIPYRHDTDNAPTPEEYADAVMPVFLEGIAKIGIKPELWVEPGRNLMGDTTILLTGVNSVKTAHKKFVNVDAGFNLLLRPAMYDSYHEVVVANKADQEPELEYTVTGPICESGDIIAADRPLPHVDRGDLIAVLDCGAYGYSMASQYNCRPRCPEIMVSSDRSAYMRRGETVIDILNTMVDLPWVEK